A single region of the Vicia villosa cultivar HV-30 ecotype Madison, WI linkage group LG4, Vvil1.0, whole genome shotgun sequence genome encodes:
- the LOC131596391 gene encoding fatty-acid-binding protein 2 isoform X2, producing the protein MWPVATIESKSSFLGTRSNYQTCFFISFSHLYKIAFNSTALFPSINHTQRIFPSLPFCSFHSLSLSPPFHSNRINHTNYKNSQMKNDWLPWMDSDPDLFPLQPFLNNFLQSFLQNSTTFYVPGTSAIEETFGRVSKFAGAVLFWVSGAGSSACGGSLRFGGGSGNVNMNMRVKPVIGNNVAGFGFPFGFKSKKKSSERVSLGKVSSFVVKLFWREAKRIQSYPVLSIAAALVPPIQNLSSNLLSGPLQDTDDVQTHGGMDQVPKDVERRGCPRLSISELNLANSTVEAKTGIEFPVVLDNLSTGEQNSRSDSEVLVGTGSRTMTIVKIKSLKIYAFGFYVHPNSLCEKLGPKYASISADELNDHSDFYQDLLREDISMTVRLVVNCKGMKINSVKKIRNINVKIEDVKSRPADRV; encoded by the exons ATGTGGCCGGTAGCGACCATTGAATCCAAGTCCTCCTTCCTTGGTACTAGAAGTAATTACCAAACGtgctttttcatttcattttcacaTCTATATAAAATCGCTTTTAATTCCACCGCGCTTTTCCCTTCCATTAATCACACCCAACGAATATTCCCTTCCCTTCCCTTTTGTTCTTTCCATTCCCTCTCGCTTTCTCCCCCATTTCATTCCAATCGAATCAACCATACGAATTACAAGAACTCTCAAATGAAGAACGATTGGTTACCATGGATGGATTCAGATCCTGACCTATTCCCATTACAACCATTCCTCAACAATTTCCTACAATCCTTTTTACAAAACTCTACAACTTTCTACGTTCCAGGAACTTCCGCAATCGAAGAGACCTTTGGCCGCGTTTCCAAATTCGCCGGCGCGGTCTTGTTTTGGGTTTCCGGCGCTGGATCGAGCGCGTGCGGTGGTTCTCTTCGATTTGGAGGCGGTTCTGGTaatgtgaatatgaatatgaGGGTTAAGCCTGTGATTGGTAATAATGTGGCTGGGTTTGGGTTTCCTTTTGGTTTTAAATCGAAAAAGAAATCCTCTGAACGTGTGAGTTTGGGGAAGGTTTCGAGTTTTGTGGTTAAGTTGTTTTGGAGAGAAGCTAAAAGGATTCAATCGTATCCTGTTTTGTCGATTGCCGCGGCATTGGTGCCGCCAATTCAAAACTT GTCATCAAATCTACTGTCTGGGCCATTGCAGGATACTGATGATGTACAAACGCATGGGGGCATGGACCAAGTGCCTAAGGACGTTGAACGCCGAGGATGTCCTCGCCTATCAATTTCCGAGTTGAACCTAGCAAACTCTACCGTGGAGGCTAAAACTGGCATTGAATTTCCTGTGGTTCTGGATAATTTATCAACTGGAGAGCAGAATTCCCGCTCTGACTCGGAG GTCCTTGTTGGAACGGGATCTAGAACCATGACAATCGTTAAAATTAAGTCGTTGAAGATCTATGCTTTTGGATTTT ATGTTCATCCAAACTCCCTCTGTGAGAAGTTGGGCCCAAAATATGCATCAATTTCTGCAGATGAACTGAATGACCATAGTGATTTCTACCAAGATCTTCTCAG GGAAGATATCAGTATGACTGTTAGGCTCGTCGTAAATTGCAAAGGGATGAAAATTAACAGCGTGAAAAA AATTCGGAACATTAACGTCAAAATTGAGGACGTAAAGAGTAGGCCAGCTGATAGAGTTTGA
- the LOC131596391 gene encoding fatty-acid-binding protein 2 isoform X1: protein MWPVATIESKSSFLGTRSNYQTCFFISFSHLYKIAFNSTALFPSINHTQRIFPSLPFCSFHSLSLSPPFHSNRINHTNYKNSQMKNDWLPWMDSDPDLFPLQPFLNNFLQSFLQNSTTFYVPGTSAIEETFGRVSKFAGAVLFWVSGAGSSACGGSLRFGGGSGNVNMNMRVKPVIGNNVAGFGFPFGFKSKKKSSERVSLGKVSSFVVKLFWREAKRIQSYPVLSIAAALVPPIQNLSSNLLSGPLQDTDDVQTHGGMDQVPKDVERRGCPRLSISELNLANSTVEAKTGIEFPVVLDNLSTGEQNSRSDSEVLVGTGSRTMTIVKIKSLKIYAFGFYVHPNSLCEKLGPKYASISADELNDHSDFYQDLLREDISMTVRLVVNCKGMKINSVKNAFEKSLRARLAKTNPSADFDCLWTFGSYFTENIPIPLGTVIEFKRTVNGRLITEIGGSYVGSVQSKDMCRAFFDMYIGDSPVCEQTKKEIGMNIANIIRSC, encoded by the exons ATGTGGCCGGTAGCGACCATTGAATCCAAGTCCTCCTTCCTTGGTACTAGAAGTAATTACCAAACGtgctttttcatttcattttcacaTCTATATAAAATCGCTTTTAATTCCACCGCGCTTTTCCCTTCCATTAATCACACCCAACGAATATTCCCTTCCCTTCCCTTTTGTTCTTTCCATTCCCTCTCGCTTTCTCCCCCATTTCATTCCAATCGAATCAACCATACGAATTACAAGAACTCTCAAATGAAGAACGATTGGTTACCATGGATGGATTCAGATCCTGACCTATTCCCATTACAACCATTCCTCAACAATTTCCTACAATCCTTTTTACAAAACTCTACAACTTTCTACGTTCCAGGAACTTCCGCAATCGAAGAGACCTTTGGCCGCGTTTCCAAATTCGCCGGCGCGGTCTTGTTTTGGGTTTCCGGCGCTGGATCGAGCGCGTGCGGTGGTTCTCTTCGATTTGGAGGCGGTTCTGGTaatgtgaatatgaatatgaGGGTTAAGCCTGTGATTGGTAATAATGTGGCTGGGTTTGGGTTTCCTTTTGGTTTTAAATCGAAAAAGAAATCCTCTGAACGTGTGAGTTTGGGGAAGGTTTCGAGTTTTGTGGTTAAGTTGTTTTGGAGAGAAGCTAAAAGGATTCAATCGTATCCTGTTTTGTCGATTGCCGCGGCATTGGTGCCGCCAATTCAAAACTT GTCATCAAATCTACTGTCTGGGCCATTGCAGGATACTGATGATGTACAAACGCATGGGGGCATGGACCAAGTGCCTAAGGACGTTGAACGCCGAGGATGTCCTCGCCTATCAATTTCCGAGTTGAACCTAGCAAACTCTACCGTGGAGGCTAAAACTGGCATTGAATTTCCTGTGGTTCTGGATAATTTATCAACTGGAGAGCAGAATTCCCGCTCTGACTCGGAG GTCCTTGTTGGAACGGGATCTAGAACCATGACAATCGTTAAAATTAAGTCGTTGAAGATCTATGCTTTTGGATTTT ATGTTCATCCAAACTCCCTCTGTGAGAAGTTGGGCCCAAAATATGCATCAATTTCTGCAGATGAACTGAATGACCATAGTGATTTCTACCAAGATCTTCTCAG GGAAGATATCAGTATGACTGTTAGGCTCGTCGTAAATTGCAAAGGGATGAAAATTAACAGCGTGAAAAA TGCTTTTGAGAAATCACTTAGAGCTCGACTAGCTAAG ACAAATCCATCTGCTGACTTTGATTGCCTTTGGACATTTGGTTCATACTTTACGGAGAATATCCCGATACCATTG GGAACAGTAATTGAATTTAAACGAACAGTTAATGGGCGTCTGATTACTGAAA